The Psychrobacter sp. LV10R520-6 genome includes a region encoding these proteins:
- a CDS encoding AMP-binding protein, translating into MDNQGQGNLTRRDDKVWLKTYEELGLTYDIDLPADNTSLIDIFEQSFAQNGDKTAYICMGSSLSFQEVDLYSRQFAAYLQSLGLVKGDKVAVMMPNILQLPVAVIGVLRAGLTLVNVNPLYTTRELEHQLTDSDSKALIMVENFAKTYQDIGRKVVDHVVITGMGDLMGTLKGFMVNTVVRHVKKLVPDYKIANSVSFKDALKQVTASKYKRPSNIVLDDIAVLQYTGGTTGVAKGAMLTHKNLVANLIQSNTFLGTAFDDFDRRGEQPVIMTALPLYHIFSFTVCGMFGLYRGCVVLLVPNPRDLDSLLKAYKATPPAFFPAVNTLFNALANNEEFKAMDHSKLRMSMGGGMAVLSATAEKWRQVTGNIVVQGYGLSETSPVATANPYNSPTFTGTIGVPMPATDIAILDEAGNEVPLGERGEIGVRGPQVMKGYWNREDATAEAMTADGFFRTGDIGIMSEDGYVTIVDRKKNMILVSGFNVYPNEVEEVMAGHPKILECGVIGVADEKSGESPKIFVVRKDTSLTAEEVIDYGKEHLTGYKRPRHVEFIDELPKTNVGKILHKDLRKLEEDRQAK; encoded by the coding sequence ATGGACAATCAAGGCCAAGGCAATTTAACCCGTCGTGATGATAAAGTCTGGCTAAAAACTTATGAAGAGCTTGGACTGACCTACGATATCGATTTACCGGCTGACAATACCTCGCTTATCGATATTTTTGAGCAAAGCTTTGCTCAAAATGGCGATAAAACGGCATATATATGCATGGGTTCTTCGCTAAGCTTCCAAGAAGTGGATTTATATAGCCGCCAATTTGCCGCTTATCTACAGTCATTAGGACTGGTCAAAGGTGATAAAGTCGCGGTGATGATGCCCAATATTTTACAATTGCCCGTAGCCGTCATTGGCGTACTGCGTGCAGGTCTCACTTTAGTTAACGTTAATCCGTTATACACGACCCGAGAGCTTGAACATCAACTGACCGATTCTGATTCCAAAGCGCTGATTATGGTCGAAAATTTCGCCAAAACCTATCAAGATATTGGCCGTAAAGTAGTGGATCATGTGGTTATTACGGGTATGGGCGACTTGATGGGCACGCTCAAAGGCTTCATGGTCAACACGGTCGTCCGTCATGTCAAAAAACTAGTACCAGACTACAAGATTGCCAATAGCGTGAGCTTCAAAGATGCGCTTAAGCAAGTCACTGCCAGTAAGTACAAGCGTCCCAGCAATATTGTGCTCGATGATATCGCTGTCCTGCAATATACTGGTGGTACTACTGGTGTGGCGAAAGGCGCGATGCTAACTCACAAAAACTTGGTAGCAAACTTAATTCAGTCTAATACCTTTTTGGGCACCGCCTTTGATGATTTTGATCGCAGGGGTGAGCAGCCCGTGATTATGACGGCTTTGCCGTTGTATCATATTTTCTCATTCACGGTTTGTGGTATGTTCGGTCTGTATCGCGGTTGCGTCGTGCTATTAGTGCCCAACCCACGCGACCTTGACAGCTTGTTAAAAGCATATAAAGCCACTCCACCGGCATTCTTCCCAGCGGTAAACACCTTATTTAATGCGCTTGCCAATAATGAAGAATTTAAAGCCATGGACCATAGTAAGTTGCGTATGTCGATGGGTGGCGGGATGGCAGTGCTAAGTGCAACCGCAGAAAAATGGCGTCAGGTAACGGGTAATATTGTTGTTCAAGGTTATGGTCTGTCTGAAACATCTCCGGTCGCGACTGCCAACCCTTATAATAGTCCGACGTTTACCGGCACGATTGGTGTACCTATGCCTGCTACCGACATCGCGATCCTAGATGAAGCGGGTAATGAGGTGCCACTTGGCGAGCGTGGGGAGATCGGGGTTCGTGGCCCACAGGTGATGAAAGGCTACTGGAATCGTGAAGATGCCACGGCTGAGGCTATGACGGCGGACGGATTTTTCCGTACTGGCGACATCGGCATTATGTCTGAAGATGGTTATGTGACTATTGTCGACCGCAAGAAGAACATGATTTTGGTTTCTGGCTTTAACGTTTATCCGAATGAAGTTGAAGAGGTCATGGCCGGTCATCCAAAGATTTTAGAATGCGGTGTCATTGGTGTCGCAGACGAAAAAAGCGGTGAATCTCCGAAAATTTTTGTGGTACGTAAAGATACTAGCCTTACCGCTGAAGAGGTCATTGACTATGGTAAAGAGCATTTGACTGGCTATAAGCGCCCACGTCATGTTGAGTTTATCGATGAGTTACCAAAGACAAACGTCGGTAAAATCTTACATAAAGATTTGCGCAAACTTGAAGAAGATAGACAAGCTAAATAA
- a CDS encoding AMP-binding protein, which yields MTDSINKSTPDHKPSKGKEAGVNDAQSIAEMTAFPTMPTIPSDRPWLNAYERYGISPTIDMPDDSTSLLEVFERNFQRYGKKPAYICMGASISYKQLDLYSRQIASYLQSLGLVKGDKVGVMMPNILQYPIAALGIIRAGMVLVNVNPLYTSRELSHQLRDSGTKALFIVENFAKTYQEAENKGQVEHVVVCNLGDMLGLVKGTVVNLVARHIKKIIPSYSLPKSIDFKQALNAVSASKYQRPDLNLSDVALLQYTGGTTGVAKGAMLSHGNLVANMLQISALMNSAFEDDANADDVILTALPLYHVFSFMVCGMYGMYEGYTGLLIPNPRDLDGLIKEMAKYKPSFIPAVNTLFNGLVHKDSFAELDFSNLKAAIGGGTSVLPSVAKEWHKITGLPIVEGYGLSETSPVVAFNPMTIAEFTGKIGIPASSTDVVLTDDDESEVAIGERGEICVKGPQVMIGYQNRPDETAETFTATGYLKTGDIGIMDEKGFIKIVDRKKDMILVSGFNVYPNEIEEIMSEHPAVVECGAIGIPSEERGEDPKIFVVKKGNVTEQELLDFGKKNMTGYKRPRHVQFVDELPKSNVGKILRKELRKMEGLD from the coding sequence ATGACGGACAGTATCAATAAATCAACGCCTGACCATAAGCCAAGCAAAGGCAAAGAAGCGGGTGTGAATGATGCCCAGTCGATAGCTGAGATGACCGCATTTCCGACTATGCCGACCATCCCCAGCGATAGACCGTGGCTCAACGCTTATGAGCGCTATGGTATTAGCCCCACTATTGATATGCCAGATGACAGTACCTCTTTGCTTGAGGTCTTTGAGCGTAACTTTCAGCGTTATGGGAAAAAACCTGCCTATATCTGCATGGGTGCGTCGATAAGCTATAAGCAACTCGATCTATATAGCCGTCAGATCGCCAGCTATTTACAGTCGCTAGGATTGGTTAAAGGCGACAAAGTTGGCGTAATGATGCCTAACATTTTGCAGTACCCTATTGCTGCCCTCGGTATCATCCGTGCGGGCATGGTTTTGGTCAACGTCAACCCGTTATATACCAGCCGTGAGCTATCTCATCAGTTGCGTGATAGCGGTACAAAGGCCTTATTCATTGTTGAAAACTTCGCTAAGACTTATCAAGAAGCTGAAAATAAGGGCCAAGTTGAGCACGTCGTTGTTTGTAATCTTGGTGATATGCTAGGACTGGTTAAAGGCACTGTGGTCAATCTAGTTGCGCGCCATATCAAAAAAATAATTCCCTCTTATAGTTTGCCTAAAAGCATTGACTTTAAGCAGGCGCTAAACGCGGTATCGGCCAGCAAGTATCAGCGTCCTGATCTAAACTTAAGCGATGTGGCTTTGTTACAATATACCGGTGGTACGACAGGTGTGGCCAAAGGCGCAATGCTGTCTCACGGTAACTTGGTCGCTAATATGCTGCAGATTAGCGCCTTGATGAACAGCGCTTTTGAAGACGATGCTAACGCTGACGATGTGATTTTAACCGCGTTGCCACTGTATCATGTGTTCTCATTTATGGTTTGCGGTATGTATGGCATGTATGAAGGCTATACAGGGTTATTGATTCCCAATCCGCGTGACTTAGATGGTTTGATTAAAGAAATGGCTAAATATAAGCCATCATTTATCCCAGCAGTAAATACTTTATTTAATGGTTTGGTACATAAAGACAGCTTTGCGGAACTAGATTTTTCCAATTTAAAGGCAGCTATTGGTGGCGGCACGTCAGTACTACCTAGCGTTGCAAAAGAGTGGCATAAAATTACAGGTTTACCTATCGTCGAAGGGTACGGCTTGTCTGAAACCTCACCAGTTGTAGCCTTTAATCCGATGACCATTGCTGAATTCACTGGAAAAATTGGTATTCCAGCGTCTAGCACCGACGTTGTATTGACTGATGATGACGAAAGTGAAGTCGCCATCGGTGAGCGCGGTGAGATTTGTGTGAAAGGCCCGCAAGTGATGATTGGTTACCAGAACCGTCCTGACGAAACAGCGGAAACTTTTACGGCGACTGGTTATCTGAAAACGGGTGACATCGGTATCATGGATGAAAAAGGCTTTATCAAAATCGTCGATCGCAAAAAAGACATGATTTTAGTTTCTGGATTTAACGTCTATCCCAATGAAATTGAAGAGATCATGAGTGAACATCCAGCGGTTGTGGAGTGCGGCGCGATTGGTATACCAAGTGAGGAGCGCGGCGAAGATCCCAAGATTTTTGTGGTCAAAAAAGGCAACGTAACTGAACAAGAATTGCTCGACTTTGGCAAAAAGAACATGACCGGCTATAAGCGTCCTCGTCACGTACAGTTCGTTGATGAACTACCAAAATCAAACGTTGGTAAAATCCTTCGTAAAGAGTTGCGTAAAATGGAAGGTTTAGACTAA
- the aciT gene encoding AciT family ciprofloxacin tolerance protein, with protein sequence MMFSTVFSMVGISTLDLGTWSAGALLGYGLLAGSIAALALSSQRWLLWYLFGGMVYWVAVEVIQSLLLHWFVLSEWHSYVAAMGISWLPLGAWVLYRALRYDDLSQSVQQQRELEAARYIEHTPVYDADYQPRFY encoded by the coding sequence ATGATGTTTTCAACTGTATTTTCTATGGTAGGTATAAGCACATTAGATTTAGGCACATGGAGCGCTGGGGCGCTACTTGGTTATGGTCTATTAGCAGGCTCGATTGCGGCGCTCGCTCTATCCTCACAGCGCTGGCTGCTGTGGTATCTGTTCGGAGGCATGGTGTACTGGGTAGCCGTTGAAGTCATCCAGAGTCTATTATTACATTGGTTCGTACTATCAGAATGGCACAGCTATGTGGCAGCGATGGGTATCAGCTGGCTGCCCTTAGGGGCCTGGGTATTATATCGGGCGCTACGTTACGATGATCTCAGTCAGTCCGTACAGCAACAGCGCGAACTAGAAGCCGCCCGCTATATTGAGCATACGCCTGTTTATGATGCTGATTATCAGCCGCGCTTTTATTAG
- the rph gene encoding ribonuclease PH, which produces MRINNRELDQLRSISFERHYTKHAEGSVLVSFGDTKVLCTASVESGVPRWLKGKGKGWITAEYGMLPRATNTRNQREAARGKQSGRTQEIQRLIGRSLRAMIDLSKLGENTIYLDCDVLQADGGTRTASVTGAAIALIDALESIQKTKKLKADPLIGLVAAVSVGMKDGEAYLDLNYEEDASCDTDLNVVMTQKGEFIELQGTAEEKPFTRAQADDMLILAEKGIAELITMQKTALGW; this is translated from the coding sequence ATGCGTATTAATAACCGTGAGCTCGACCAACTTCGTTCGATTAGCTTCGAGCGCCACTATACCAAGCATGCCGAAGGGTCAGTGTTGGTCAGCTTTGGTGATACCAAAGTATTGTGTACCGCCAGTGTTGAATCCGGTGTCCCACGCTGGTTAAAAGGCAAGGGCAAAGGCTGGATTACTGCTGAGTACGGTATGTTGCCTCGCGCGACTAATACTCGTAACCAACGCGAAGCGGCGCGCGGTAAGCAATCGGGTCGCACCCAAGAGATTCAACGCTTAATCGGTCGTAGCCTGCGCGCGATGATTGACCTAAGCAAGCTGGGCGAAAATACCATTTATCTCGATTGTGATGTGTTGCAAGCAGATGGCGGCACTCGTACTGCCAGTGTTACCGGTGCTGCTATTGCGTTAATCGATGCGCTTGAAAGTATTCAAAAAACCAAAAAGCTCAAAGCTGATCCACTCATTGGCTTAGTCGCTGCGGTCTCTGTAGGCATGAAAGATGGCGAAGCTTATCTAGACTTAAATTATGAAGAAGATGCCAGCTGTGATACCGATTTGAACGTGGTTATGACCCAAAAAGGCGAATTTATCGAGCTGCAGGGAACTGCCGAAGAAAAACCATTCACCCGCGCTCAAGCTGATGACATGCTAATCCTAGCCGAAAAAGGTATTGCTGAGCTTATCACTATGCAAAAGACTGCTTTAGGCTGGTAA
- a CDS encoding vWA domain-containing protein: MLLTHSIRTRTYKLNRTALLISAITSIGLSACSTQQMSKSVVETNSSTVSQQPITNKEPLKNKEQLAPVVVSGATPVVEMVSADYASNNTNSPNMLTRSVSQSMVMPSPSPIRVAPEARDNYQKNAANPVHRTADMPVATLSIDTDTGSYANIRRYLNEGQLPPAAAVRVEEMINYFPYDFSNSRRLGRAPFMVETELVDSPWDKVEQGNQILKVGIKAIDTTYLGQFGKTDSTSVQLPPANLVFLVDVSGSMQSQDKLPLAKSTLNLLSKQLRAEDSISIVTYSGSTKVVLPTTRGNKRVAIQAAINGLQAAGSTNGEDALKLAYNEARKSLKKDSINRILMLTDGDFNVGISDVDEMLDLVKANRNRGISLSTIGFGRGNLNDYMMEQMADNGNGNYSYIDSLTEAKKVLSDELASTFNTVASDVKIQIEFNPEQVEEWRLIGYENRVLAEQDFNNDKVDAGELGAGKAVVALFEITPKGQTGTFAPRRYAENVTAQTMRKSAKNANSTELGFLKIRYKTEPQSSSQLIDLPIKSVGKAAPLNNAHPDTQFAVAVAGFGQRLQQSPYINNWQYSDSKQLANQSLSYQTVSDTNGLRRGFVQLTELADALQPAVNENMRLSKQEVSIK; the protein is encoded by the coding sequence ATGTTATTAACCCATTCAATCCGAACGCGTACTTACAAGCTTAACCGTACCGCTTTGCTGATAAGTGCTATAACCAGTATCGGTCTGAGTGCCTGTAGTACACAGCAGATGAGTAAGTCTGTAGTGGAAACGAATAGCAGCACCGTAAGCCAACAGCCTATAACTAATAAAGAGCCTTTAAAGAATAAAGAGCAGTTAGCGCCTGTGGTGGTCTCAGGTGCTACCCCAGTCGTTGAAATGGTAAGTGCTGACTATGCCAGCAATAATACCAACAGTCCCAATATGCTCACGCGTTCAGTATCTCAGTCTATGGTTATGCCATCACCATCACCAATAAGAGTCGCACCAGAAGCACGCGATAACTATCAAAAGAACGCAGCAAATCCCGTTCATCGTACGGCCGATATGCCAGTCGCCACTTTATCTATTGATACCGACACTGGCAGCTATGCCAATATACGCCGCTACCTGAATGAAGGCCAATTGCCACCTGCCGCAGCAGTACGAGTTGAGGAGATGATTAATTATTTTCCTTATGACTTCTCGAACAGTCGTCGTCTTGGTCGCGCTCCTTTTATGGTTGAGACTGAGCTTGTCGACTCGCCATGGGATAAGGTAGAGCAAGGCAATCAAATTCTAAAAGTCGGTATTAAAGCAATTGACACCACGTATTTGGGGCAATTTGGCAAAACTGACAGTACAAGCGTCCAGCTGCCCCCTGCTAACTTAGTGTTTTTGGTCGATGTGTCAGGGTCGATGCAATCGCAAGATAAATTACCACTTGCCAAGTCAACATTGAATCTATTATCCAAGCAGCTCCGCGCCGAAGACAGTATCAGTATCGTCACTTATTCAGGCAGCACGAAGGTGGTCTTGCCAACGACACGCGGAAATAAGCGCGTCGCCATCCAAGCCGCGATTAATGGTCTGCAAGCTGCCGGCAGTACCAACGGCGAGGATGCGCTAAAGCTTGCTTATAACGAGGCCAGAAAATCACTAAAAAAAGACAGTATCAACCGTATCTTGATGCTGACTGATGGTGATTTTAACGTTGGTATTAGCGATGTTGACGAGATGCTAGATTTGGTCAAAGCCAATCGCAATCGTGGCATTTCGCTATCAACTATTGGCTTTGGTCGTGGCAATCTGAACGATTATATGATGGAACAAATGGCCGATAACGGTAATGGCAATTACAGCTATATTGACAGCTTAACGGAAGCTAAAAAAGTACTGAGTGACGAGCTTGCCTCCACCTTCAATACCGTTGCTAGTGACGTCAAAATTCAAATTGAATTTAATCCAGAGCAAGTTGAAGAGTGGCGTTTGATTGGCTACGAAAACCGCGTGCTCGCTGAGCAAGACTTTAATAATGATAAAGTTGATGCCGGAGAATTAGGTGCAGGCAAGGCAGTAGTGGCATTGTTTGAGATTACTCCCAAAGGTCAAACGGGTACTTTTGCCCCGCGTCGCTATGCAGAAAATGTCACCGCACAGACCATGCGTAAGTCAGCAAAGAATGCCAACAGTACAGAATTAGGTTTTTTAAAAATACGCTATAAAACCGAGCCGCAATCAAGTTCCCAGTTAATTGATTTACCGATTAAATCCGTTGGCAAGGCCGCGCCATTAAACAACGCACATCCTGACACTCAGTTTGCGGTGGCAGTCGCCGGTTTTGGTCAGCGCTTACAGCAAAGTCCTTATATCAACAACTGGCAATATAGCGACAGTAAACAGCTTGCAAATCAAAGCTTAAGCTATCAGACCGTGAGTGACACTAACGGTTTGCGTCGTGGCTTTGTACAGTTAACGGAGCTTGCCGATGCCCTCCAACCTGCGGTAAATGAAAATATGCGCCTTTCTAAACAGGAAGTAAGCATAAAATAG
- the bioB gene encoding biotin synthase BioB, translating to MAGLLSITEPTANTTSTTADFFATSTLATDATSPSKHSREQIAQLFDLPLMDLLLQAQTIHRQNFKANEVQISTLLSIKTGNCPEDCGYCAQSGHHRDKTKLQAEKRIDVDKVIAAAKRAKSSGSSRFCMGAAWKHPSAKDMPYVVELVKEVKALGLETCMTLGMLDTNQATQLADAGLDYYNHNLDTSRRYYEQVVSTRSYDERLDTITNVRNSGMNVCSGNIVGMGESRDDRIDWVHELLKMPKAPESIPVNLLVPVSGTPIGDKILAEGELSVLEWIRTIAVTRICCPSSYVRLSAGRESLSDAEQALAFMGGANSFFYGDKLLTTGNASQSGDDRLMRELGLTKQFAAPRAPKHLPVVDAMSGHQSQVMMAE from the coding sequence ATGGCAGGATTGCTTTCAATCACAGAACCTACCGCCAATACTACCAGCACCACAGCCGACTTCTTCGCTACCTCTACGTTAGCAACAGACGCAACATCACCTAGCAAACACAGCCGCGAACAGATTGCGCAGCTGTTTGATTTGCCATTAATGGATTTGTTGTTACAAGCACAAACCATTCATCGCCAGAACTTTAAGGCCAATGAAGTACAAATCAGCACCTTATTGTCAATTAAAACCGGTAACTGCCCTGAGGATTGTGGCTATTGTGCACAATCCGGTCATCACCGTGATAAGACCAAACTACAGGCAGAAAAGCGCATAGACGTTGATAAAGTGATTGCTGCTGCTAAACGCGCAAAATCTAGTGGCTCATCAAGATTTTGTATGGGAGCCGCATGGAAACATCCGAGCGCCAAAGACATGCCCTATGTAGTCGAGCTGGTCAAGGAAGTTAAGGCGTTAGGGCTGGAGACTTGTATGACCCTAGGCATGCTTGATACCAATCAAGCTACCCAGTTGGCCGATGCAGGATTAGACTATTACAATCACAATCTGGACACCTCACGCCGTTACTATGAGCAAGTAGTCAGTACCCGCAGCTATGATGAGCGACTAGATACCATCACCAACGTGCGCAACTCGGGTATGAATGTCTGTAGCGGTAATATCGTCGGCATGGGCGAGAGCCGTGATGACCGTATTGACTGGGTACATGAGTTACTTAAAATGCCCAAAGCGCCTGAGTCCATTCCCGTTAACTTACTGGTTCCTGTTTCAGGTACGCCCATTGGCGACAAAATATTAGCAGAGGGTGAGCTTTCAGTCCTTGAGTGGATTCGCACTATTGCAGTGACGCGTATTTGTTGCCCGAGCAGCTATGTAAGACTGTCCGCTGGGCGTGAGAGCTTATCGGATGCCGAGCAAGCTTTAGCCTTTATGGGAGGTGCTAACTCGTTCTTCTATGGTGATAAGCTGCTAACCACCGGTAACGCCAGCCAATCAGGCGATGATAGATTGATGCGTGAGCTGGGATTAACCAAACAGTTTGCTGCGCCAAGAGCACCCAAGCACTTGCCAGTAGTTGATGCTATGAGCGGTCATCAATCACAGGTGATGATGGCAGAGTAA
- a CDS encoding SCP2 sterol-binding domain-containing protein: protein MFTVPVLDVKSDPLDVLLTAIGYRLSMLADSDSDSEEFESLLADRKVIIEFASKEADIARYFSFDNGDFTQHSGHADNADLTISFKDSITGVKLLTKGSLPAFMTAVQEGNLSIEGDYSLMMWFNKLAKHIVPTIPEELKPYITRAKPYAYKAQQFAGHWIGVAKHKLGK from the coding sequence ATGTTTACTGTTCCTGTTTTAGATGTAAAATCCGATCCATTAGATGTGCTATTGACGGCAATTGGCTATAGATTATCAATGCTGGCTGATAGCGATAGCGATAGCGAAGAGTTCGAATCACTACTGGCTGATCGTAAAGTCATCATCGAGTTTGCCAGTAAAGAGGCTGACATTGCGCGTTATTTTAGCTTTGATAATGGGGATTTTACCCAACACAGCGGCCACGCTGATAATGCGGATCTAACGATTAGTTTTAAAGATTCAATCACTGGCGTCAAGCTGTTGACTAAGGGCAGTCTTCCCGCTTTTATGACGGCGGTTCAAGAAGGCAATCTAAGTATAGAGGGCGACTATAGCTTAATGATGTGGTTTAATAAGTTGGCCAAACATATCGTGCCGACTATTCCTGAAGAGCTAAAACCTTATATTACCCGTGCCAAACCTTATGCTTATAAGGCGCAGCAGTTTGCTGGTCACTGGATTGGTGTGGCTAAACATAAGCTCGGCAAATAA
- the hemJ gene encoding protoporphyrinogen oxidase HemJ, with amino-acid sequence MADYFNWIKAAHIISMVTWFAAIFYLPRLYVYHAMSDDKISHERFIIMERKLYRGIMTPSMIATWAFGLWMVFLGWDVYKTQGWLHVKLLLVVLLSAYHGACGFYRKKLVDNPQYKSHVFWRWFNEVPVFALVIIVILVVVKPF; translated from the coding sequence ATGGCGGATTATTTTAACTGGATTAAAGCGGCCCACATTATCTCAATGGTCACTTGGTTTGCGGCAATTTTTTATCTGCCGCGCCTGTATGTTTATCATGCAATGAGCGATGATAAGATCAGTCATGAGCGCTTTATCATTATGGAGCGCAAACTATACCGCGGTATCATGACCCCATCGATGATAGCAACTTGGGCTTTTGGTTTGTGGATGGTATTTTTGGGTTGGGACGTGTACAAAACCCAAGGCTGGCTACACGTCAAGCTACTATTAGTGGTTCTACTTTCCGCTTATCATGGTGCATGTGGTTTTTATCGTAAGAAGCTCGTCGACAATCCACAATACAAGTCACATGTTTTTTGGCGCTGGTTCAACGAAGTGCCAGTCTTTGCCTTAGTCATTATCGTCATTTTAGTGGTGGTTAAACCCTTCTAG